Proteins co-encoded in one Aquincola tertiaricarbonis genomic window:
- the ugpB gene encoding sn-glycerol-3-phosphate ABC transporter substrate-binding protein UgpB encodes MHFKSFALASAVLAASFGAQAQVEIQWWHSMTAVNNEWVNDLAKDFNASQKDYKIVPTYKGSYDESMTAAIAAFRAGNAPHILQVFEVGTATMMASKGAVVPVGKVMKDAGFKFDPAAYIPAVAGYYTAPNGEMLSFPFNSSTTIFYFNKDAFKAAGLPTDKAPATWPEVVSAAAKLKASGHKCPITLAWQNWTQLESFSAWHNVEFATKRNGLAGLDARLVVNSPLHVRHIENLANMAKQGLFVYKGRSATPQASFTSGECAMITTSSGFYGDVAKNAKFAYGLAPLPYYPDVEGAPQNTVIGGASLWVMSGKKAEEYKGIATFFNYLSKPEVQSASHKRTGYLPITMASFKLTEESGFYKEKPGTDVAVNQMIRKVTDKSRGIRLGNYLQIRAIEDEELEQVWAGKKTAKEALDAIVKRGNEQLERFQKANSR; translated from the coding sequence ATGCATTTCAAGTCGTTCGCACTGGCCTCGGCCGTCCTGGCAGCCTCCTTCGGCGCCCAGGCCCAGGTGGAGATCCAGTGGTGGCACTCGATGACCGCCGTCAACAACGAATGGGTCAACGACCTGGCCAAGGATTTCAACGCCAGCCAGAAGGACTACAAGATCGTGCCCACCTACAAGGGCAGCTACGACGAGTCGATGACCGCGGCGATCGCCGCCTTCCGTGCCGGCAACGCGCCGCACATCCTGCAGGTGTTTGAAGTGGGCACCGCCACCATGATGGCCAGCAAGGGCGCCGTGGTGCCGGTGGGCAAGGTGATGAAGGACGCCGGCTTCAAGTTCGACCCGGCGGCCTACATCCCCGCCGTGGCCGGCTACTACACCGCGCCGAACGGCGAGATGCTGAGCTTCCCGTTCAACAGCTCGACCACGATCTTCTACTTCAACAAGGACGCCTTCAAGGCCGCCGGCCTGCCCACCGACAAGGCCCCGGCCACCTGGCCCGAAGTGGTGTCTGCCGCGGCCAAGCTGAAGGCCAGCGGCCACAAGTGCCCCATCACGCTGGCCTGGCAGAACTGGACGCAGCTGGAAAGCTTCTCGGCCTGGCACAACGTGGAGTTCGCAACCAAGCGCAACGGCCTGGCCGGCCTCGACGCGCGTCTGGTGGTCAATTCGCCGCTGCACGTGCGCCACATCGAGAACCTGGCCAACATGGCCAAGCAGGGCCTGTTCGTCTACAAGGGCCGCAGCGCCACGCCGCAAGCCTCGTTCACGTCGGGTGAGTGCGCCATGATCACCACCTCGTCGGGCTTCTACGGCGACGTGGCCAAGAACGCCAAGTTCGCCTACGGCCTGGCCCCGCTGCCCTACTACCCCGACGTGGAAGGTGCGCCGCAGAACACCGTGATCGGTGGCGCCAGCCTGTGGGTGATGTCGGGCAAGAAGGCCGAGGAATACAAGGGCATCGCCACCTTCTTCAACTACCTTTCCAAGCCTGAAGTGCAGTCGGCCAGCCACAAGCGCACCGGCTACCTGCCGATCACCATGGCCTCGTTCAAGCTGACCGAGGAGTCGGGCTTCTACAAGGAAAAGCCGGGCACCGACGTGGCGGTGAACCAGATGATCCGCAAGGTGACCGACAAATCGCGCGGCATCCGCCTGGGCAACTACCTGCAGATCCGCGCCATCGAGGACGAAGAACTCGAACAGGTGTGGGCCGGCAAGAAGACCGCCAAGGAAGCGCTGGACGCCATCGTCAAGCGCGGCAACGAGCAGCTCGAACGCTTCCAGAAGGCCAACAGCCGCTGA
- a CDS encoding DUF3683 domain-containing protein yields MNAPLAVNTLAAPGLADEQAPRLREIPYNYTSFSDREIVMRLLGERAWTLLDKLRGERRTGRSARMLYEVLGDIWVVQRNPYLQDDLLDNPKRRGLLVDALRHRLGEIAKRRDPQADPQRDALVGELLQLAQGAVAGFATSFDQLDELRRRARRTLGRITAKDNIKFDGLSRVSHVTDATDWRVEYPFVVLTPDTEAEMAGLVQACVELGLTIIPRGGGTGYTGGAIPLTWKSAVINTEKLERMTEVELVSLPGLAKPVATVYTEAGVVTQRVADAAERAGYVFAVDPTSAEASCIGGNIAMNAGGKKAVLWGTALDNLASWRMVTPDAKWLEVVRLDHNLGKIHDVEAARFELRYFDASGKVLERTEMLEIPGRVFRKEGLGKDVTDKFLAGLPGIQKEGCDGLITSARWVVHRMPAHTRTVCLEFFGNAKDAVPSIVEIKDFMFAEARQPGGAILAGLEHLDDRYLKAVGYATKSKRGSTSANGLPKMVLIGDIVGDDEAAVARATSEVVRIANSRAGEGFVAVSADARKKFWLDRKRTAAIARHTNAFKINEDVVIPLERMGEYTNGIERINIELSLRNKLQLVDALEAFFLRGNLPLGKSDDAGDIPSAELLEDRVQQALQLLREVRVLWSGWLQGLDQIAAGDDARSFFELIQDTTLRASWKTQIRKPLQALFAGAALAPIVEECNRIHKEVLRGRVWVALHMHAGDGNVHTNIPVNSDNYEMLQTAHEAVARIMTLARSLDGVISGEHGIGITKLEFLSEDELQPFADYKRRVDPEGRFNRGKLLRPGTTADWADVHAADLRHAYTPSFGLMGHESLIMQRSDIGAISDSIKDCLRCGKCKPVCATHVPRANLLYSPRNKILATSLLVEAFLYEEQTRRGVSIKHWEEFEDVADHCTVCHKCANPCPVKIDFGDVSMNMRNLLRKMGQKSFRPGNAAAMLMLNATNPQTIKVVRSAMVDVGFKAQRLAHDVLKLAARKQTGAPPATVGTAPLKEQVVHFINKKLPGGLPKRTARALLDIEDKAYVPIIRNPQATTAEAEAVFYFPGCGSERLFSQVGLATQAMLWHAGVQTVLPPGYLCCGYPQRGSGQFDKAEQMITDNRVLFHRVANTLNYLDIKTVVVSCGTCYDQLQGYEFDKIFPGCRIVDIHEYLLERGITLPAAQQGAYLYHDPCHTPMKLQEPMKTVKALVGEGVLKNDRCCGESGTLGVTRPDISTQIRFRKEEELRKGEAALRDSGAVPAGQDVKILTSCPSCLQGLSRYGNDLNNGLLEADYIVVEMARKILGENWMPEYVARANQGGIERVLV; encoded by the coding sequence ATGAATGCACCGCTTGCCGTGAATACCCTGGCCGCGCCCGGCCTTGCTGATGAGCAGGCGCCCCGCCTGCGCGAGATTCCCTACAACTACACCTCGTTCTCCGACCGCGAGATCGTGATGCGGCTCCTGGGCGAGCGCGCCTGGACGCTGCTGGACAAGCTGCGCGGCGAACGCCGCACCGGCCGCTCCGCCCGCATGCTGTACGAGGTGCTGGGCGACATCTGGGTGGTGCAGCGCAACCCGTACCTGCAGGACGACCTGCTGGACAACCCCAAGCGCCGCGGCCTGCTGGTGGACGCGCTGCGTCACCGCCTGGGCGAGATCGCCAAGCGCCGCGATCCGCAGGCCGATCCGCAGCGCGATGCGCTGGTGGGTGAGCTGCTGCAGCTGGCCCAGGGCGCGGTGGCGGGCTTTGCCACCTCGTTCGACCAGCTGGACGAGCTGCGCCGCCGCGCCCGCCGCACGTTGGGCCGCATCACCGCCAAGGACAACATCAAGTTCGACGGCCTGTCGCGCGTTTCGCACGTCACCGACGCCACAGACTGGCGCGTGGAGTACCCCTTCGTGGTGCTCACGCCCGATACCGAGGCGGAGATGGCCGGCCTGGTGCAGGCCTGCGTGGAGCTGGGGCTGACCATCATTCCGCGCGGGGGTGGCACTGGTTACACCGGCGGCGCCATTCCACTCACGTGGAAGAGCGCGGTGATCAACACCGAGAAGCTCGAGCGCATGACCGAGGTGGAGCTGGTCAGCCTGCCCGGGCTGGCGAAGCCGGTGGCCACCGTGTACACCGAGGCCGGCGTGGTCACCCAGCGGGTGGCCGACGCGGCCGAGCGTGCGGGCTATGTGTTCGCGGTCGATCCCACCTCGGCCGAGGCCAGCTGCATCGGCGGCAACATCGCGATGAACGCGGGCGGCAAGAAGGCCGTGCTGTGGGGCACCGCGCTCGACAACCTGGCCAGCTGGCGCATGGTCACGCCCGACGCCAAGTGGCTGGAGGTGGTGCGCCTGGACCACAACCTGGGCAAGATCCACGATGTGGAGGCGGCGCGCTTCGAGCTGCGCTACTTCGATGCCTCGGGCAAGGTGCTGGAACGCACCGAGATGCTGGAGATCCCCGGTCGCGTGTTCCGCAAGGAAGGGCTGGGCAAGGACGTCACCGACAAGTTCCTGGCCGGCCTGCCCGGCATCCAGAAAGAAGGCTGCGACGGCCTGATCACCAGCGCGCGCTGGGTGGTGCACCGCATGCCGGCCCACACCCGCACCGTGTGCCTGGAGTTTTTCGGCAATGCCAAAGATGCCGTGCCCAGCATCGTCGAGATCAAGGACTTCATGTTCGCCGAGGCACGCCAACCCGGCGGCGCCATCCTGGCCGGCCTGGAACACCTGGACGACCGCTACCTGAAGGCGGTGGGCTACGCCACCAAGAGCAAGCGCGGCAGCACCAGCGCCAACGGCCTGCCCAAGATGGTGCTCATCGGCGACATCGTCGGCGACGACGAAGCCGCCGTGGCCCGCGCCACCAGCGAGGTGGTGCGCATCGCCAACAGCCGTGCGGGCGAAGGCTTCGTGGCCGTCAGCGCCGATGCGCGCAAGAAGTTCTGGCTCGACCGCAAGCGCACCGCCGCCATCGCGCGCCACACCAACGCCTTCAAGATCAACGAAGACGTGGTGATTCCGCTTGAGCGCATGGGCGAGTACACCAACGGCATCGAGCGCATCAACATCGAGCTGAGCCTGCGCAACAAGCTGCAGCTGGTCGATGCGCTGGAAGCGTTTTTCCTGCGCGGCAACCTGCCGCTGGGCAAGAGCGACGATGCCGGCGACATCCCCAGCGCCGAGCTGCTGGAAGACCGTGTGCAGCAGGCGCTGCAGCTGCTGCGCGAAGTGCGCGTGCTGTGGAGCGGCTGGCTGCAGGGCCTGGACCAGATTGCTGCGGGTGACGACGCGCGCAGCTTCTTCGAGCTGATCCAGGACACCACGCTGCGCGCCTCCTGGAAAACGCAGATCCGCAAGCCGCTGCAGGCCTTGTTCGCGGGCGCGGCGCTGGCGCCCATCGTGGAAGAGTGCAATCGCATCCACAAGGAAGTGCTGCGCGGCCGCGTGTGGGTGGCGCTGCACATGCATGCCGGTGACGGCAACGTGCACACCAACATCCCGGTCAACAGCGACAACTACGAGATGCTGCAAACCGCGCATGAGGCGGTGGCCCGCATCATGACGCTGGCGCGCAGCCTCGACGGCGTGATCTCGGGCGAGCACGGTATCGGCATCACCAAGCTCGAATTCCTCAGCGAAGACGAGCTGCAGCCCTTTGCCGACTACAAGCGGCGCGTGGACCCCGAAGGCCGCTTCAACCGCGGCAAGCTGCTGCGGCCCGGCACCACCGCCGACTGGGCCGACGTGCACGCCGCCGACCTGCGCCATGCCTACACGCCCAGCTTCGGGCTGATGGGGCATGAGTCGCTGATCATGCAGCGCAGCGACATCGGCGCCATCAGCGACAGCATCAAGGACTGCCTGCGCTGCGGCAAGTGCAAGCCGGTGTGCGCCACCCACGTGCCGCGCGCCAACCTGCTGTACAGCCCGCGCAACAAGATCCTGGCCACCTCGCTGCTGGTGGAAGCCTTCCTGTACGAGGAGCAGACCCGCCGCGGCGTGTCCATCAAGCACTGGGAAGAGTTCGAGGACGTGGCCGACCACTGCACGGTGTGCCACAAGTGCGCCAACCCGTGCCCGGTGAAGATCGACTTCGGCGACGTGTCGATGAACATGCGCAACCTGCTGCGCAAGATGGGCCAGAAGAGCTTCCGCCCCGGCAATGCCGCGGCGATGCTGATGCTCAACGCCACCAACCCGCAAACCATCAAGGTGGTGCGCAGTGCGATGGTGGACGTGGGCTTCAAGGCCCAGCGCCTGGCGCACGACGTGCTGAAGCTGGCCGCCCGCAAGCAGACCGGCGCGCCCCCCGCCACCGTGGGCACCGCGCCCCTCAAAGAGCAGGTGGTGCACTTCATCAACAAGAAGCTGCCCGGCGGCTTGCCCAAGCGCACCGCCCGTGCGCTGCTGGACATCGAGGACAAGGCCTACGTGCCCATCATCCGCAACCCGCAGGCCACCACGGCCGAGGCGGAGGCGGTGTTCTATTTCCCCGGTTGCGGCAGTGAACGCCTCTTCAGCCAGGTGGGCCTGGCCACCCAGGCCATGCTGTGGCATGCCGGCGTGCAAACCGTGCTGCCGCCGGGCTACCTGTGCTGCGGCTACCCGCAGCGCGGCTCGGGTCAGTTCGACAAGGCCGAGCAGATGATCACCGACAACCGGGTGCTGTTCCACCGCGTGGCCAACACGCTGAACTACCTGGACATCAAGACGGTGGTGGTGAGCTGCGGCACCTGCTACGACCAGCTGCAGGGCTATGAATTCGACAAGATCTTCCCCGGCTGCCGGATTGTCGACATCCACGAATACCTGCTGGAGCGTGGCATCACGCTGCCGGCCGCGCAGCAGGGCGCCTACCTGTACCACGACCCCTGCCACACGCCGATGAAGCTGCAGGAGCCGATGAAGACGGTCAAGGCGCTGGTGGGCGAGGGCGTGCTGAAGAACGACCGCTGCTGCGGCGAGAGCGGCACCCTCGGCGTCACCCGGCCCGACATCTCCACGCAGATCCGCTTCCGCAAGGAAGAAGAGCTGCGCAAGGGTGAAGCCGCGCTGCGCGACAGCGGCGCCGTGCCCGCCGGCCAGGACGTGAAGATCCTGACCAGCTGCCCCAGCTGCCTGCAAGGCCTGAGCCGCTACGGCAACGACCTGAACAACGGCCTGCTGGAAGCCGACTACATCGTGGTGGAAATGGCCCGCAAGATCCTGGGCGAGAACTGGATGCCCGAGTACGTGGCCCGCGCCAACCAGGGCGGCATCGAGCGGGTGCTGGTGTGA